One Perognathus longimembris pacificus isolate PPM17 chromosome 24, ASM2315922v1, whole genome shotgun sequence DNA segment encodes these proteins:
- the Tigd4 gene encoding tigger transposable element-derived protein 4 translates to MAEAPVDPSTLPVTVKKKKSLSIEEKIDIINAVESGKKKAEIAAEYGIKKNSLSSIMKNKDKVLEAFESLRFDPKRKRLRTAFYTDLEEALMRWYRIAQCLNVPVNGPMLRLKANDFAQKLGHNDFKCSNGWLDRFKSRYGLVFRAQPVEATGLSVDPSSVWYQNILPYYLNDYHPKNVFNIKETGLLYRMLPTNTFAFKGETCSIGKLYKDRITLAVGTNMDGSEKLPLLVIGKNRSPHCFKDLKSLPVYYEANRMAWMTPDIFEQWMQKLDEKFQAQQRRVVIFVDSFPAHPEVKNLKSIELAFFPSCLSSKFVAMKQGVIKSLKIKYRHCLIKKFLSSVEGSKEFTFSLLDAVDTLHLCWRAVTPETIVKSYEEAGFKSPKGDNDSTNVESATDLDLVAHALGAGVEFPEGLSIEEYAALDDGLETCEATPSEDLEWTKARRRDETGLYTSDDEEEEEEGECLGSESLLPSKAEAVTALDTLKKFLRSQDMNDGLHDSLADLENFINSLSPK, encoded by the coding sequence ATGGCAGAAGCACCTGTGGATCCCTCAACTCTGCCTGTAactgtgaagaaaaagaaaagtctgtccATCGAGGAAAAGATTGACATCATAAATGCAGTGGAAAGTGGCAAGAAAAAAGCCGAGATTGCAGCTGAATATGGAATAAAGAAAAATTCACTGTCTTCTATTATGAAGAACAAAGATAAAGTTCTAGAAGCCTTTGAATCGCTGAGATTTGATCCAAAGAGGAAAAGACTGAGAACTGCTTTTTATACTGATCTGGAAGAGGCATTAATGAGATGGTATCGAATTGCTCAGTGTCTAAATGTACCAGTTAACGGGCCAATGTTGCGTCTAAAAGCTAATGATTTTGCCCAGAAACTGGGACATAATGATTTTAAATGCAGTAATGGTTGGCTGGACCGTTTTAAATCCAGATATGGTTTAGTATTCAGAGCACAACCTGTAGAAGCCACAGGCCTATCAGTAGACCCATCGTCTGTCTGGTACCAAAATATTCTCCCTTACTATTTAAATGATTATCAtcctaaaaatgtttttaatatcaAAGAGACTGGACTCCTTTATCGAATGTTACCTACAAATACATTTGCATTTAAAGGAGAAACTTGCTCCATTGGAAAATTGTACAAAGACAGAATAACTCTGGCGGTTGGTACAAATATGGACGGCTCAGAGAAACTTCCTTTGCTTGTCATTGGGAAAAACCGAAGTCCACATTGCTTCAAAGATCTAAAGTCACTGCCTGTGTATTATGAAGCTAACAGAATGGCCTGGATGACCCCAGATATCTTTGAACAGTGGATGCAGAAGCTCGATGAGAAGTTTCAAGCCCAGCAACGAAGAGTGGTGATTTTTGTTGACTCCTTTCCTGCACATCCGGAGGTAAAGAACCTAAAGTCCATTGAGTTAGCATTCTTTCCATCATGTTTATCTTCTAAGTTCGTAGCTATGAAACAAGGTGTTATTAAAAGCCTTAAAATCAAATATCGACACTGTCTTATCAAGAAATTCTTAAGCTCTGTTGAAGGTAGCAAAGAATTTACATTTTCACTGCTGGACGCAGTTGACACGCTGCATCTCTGTTGGAGGGCTGTGACCCCAGAGACAATTGTTAAAAGCTATGAAGAAGCAGGATTCAAGTCTCCGAAGGGAGACAATGACTCAACCAATGTGGAGAGTGCCACGGATCTTGATTTGGTGGCGCATGCCCTGGGGGCGGGAGTGGAATTTCCTGAAGGTTTGTCTATAGAGGAGTACGCCGCCCTGGATGATGGTTTGGAGACTTGTGAAGCAACGCCAAGTGAGGACTTGGAATGGACCAAAGCCAGGAGACGTGATGAGACTGGACTTTATACttctgatgatgaagaagaagaagaagaaggggaatgTCTAGGATCGGAATCCCTTCTACCATCAAAAGCAGAAGCAGTTACTGCTTTAGACACCCTTAAAAAATTTCTTAGAAGTCAAGATATGAATGATGGACTTCATGACTCTTTAGCAGACCTTGAAAATTTTATTAACTCCTTATCACCAAAATAA